Genomic window (Pseudoliparis swirei isolate HS2019 ecotype Mariana Trench chromosome 23, NWPU_hadal_v1, whole genome shotgun sequence):
TGTAATGagtgagaaaagaaaatacaatatttagatGCCGACTACTGTCATTCCTCTCAGCAGATGTTCACCTTGCTGCTCTGAGTATTGGGGAATGCTTCTATGACCTTTAATTAAGGGACTGTTTCCAGAACAATTTAAactcatctttcttttttctgcaCTCCTTAACACCCATAAAGCCATATTTGACAGTTTATGTAAGTAGCATTCATATACAAGCCCATGTGTCTTTCTGTGCACCTCCAGGCTGTTTGTAAGGAAGTGCAGCGCATGcctgcaggtgattggacgctCGGAGCTGATAATGCGTGTGCTAGGCCAGGTGTACCACCTGGGCTGCTTTACCTGCTGTGAGTGTGAACGCCGGCTGCAAAGAGGTGATGAGTTTGTCCTGAAAGAAGGCCAGCTGCTCTGCCGTATGGACtatgagaaggagagagaaatgtTGGCTGACATTAGTCCCACACCGACTGAATCAGGTACAGTACATTGTAAGGTTGCTTTGCCTGGATCAAGATAGATCTTTTCAGATTCTCTCTTTTCCATTTATGTCTTCAACATATTTTTCAGCACAGCCAATTTAATCACATTAATCCACTTCAGATTAGTGAGCTGCCCCTAAAGGCAACATGGGGGTTTAAAGGTCTCACGCTTCTTTCTTGTTCACtaggtagtatatatatataaagagagagagagagagactgaactGGATCTCAGGCATTGAGTTATTGACTTAATGACTACTGAGTTAATGACATACAACACAACGGCCTGGAACAACATCACATCATAATGGCAAAAGCTCTTTAAAAAATCTCTATTTTGAAATAAACTTTGTTCGCTATGTCATCCTTCATTTTCAGGTAATGTACTACTGTTAGCAGTAGTGACTTGTCTTCTGATCAGTGAGGATAGTCTCCAGGTGCTCACTGTTTGTTCCAGTGCACTCTGGATGTATAAATGTGTACTCCAGTGCATTAGAACAATTTGGCATGAAACACTCTTGTAACAGTTTTCTTCCTTAAAGATTCAATAAATGGGGACCAGTTTAAGAAACACTCAGTCACCTTAGTTTTGAATACTTATCTTTAATTTAAGGAAGAATTAAAATATACCTTACCAGGCTGATCTGACTGTTTTGTTGTCTGCTTGTCTTGCTCAGTTAAaagtgaggatgaggatggtggAGGAGGCTCCGGTGGGGGAAAAGGTGGTGATGAAAGCAAGGATCACAAGCGTTCAAAACGACCACGCACCATCTTGACCACACAGCAGCGGCGCGCTTTCAAGGCCTCTTTTGAAGTGTCTGCTAAACCTTGCCGTAAGGTGGGTGGACCTGCTTGGTTTATCAATGAAAATCTGTCCCAGAAAATAGTCTCTTCACTTTATTATTTTGGGGCCTCTTTGTCAGTCTGCGTATTAATTAATTCCGGCTCGTGCTTTATGAAAAACTATTCTGCAGGTGAGAGAGACGCTGGCTGCTGAGACTGGGCTGACTGTGCGTGTTGTGCAGGTGTGGTTTCAAAACCAGAGAGCCAAGGTTAGAGTTTATACATGTTCGGAGGACATGTCCCGTCTCACGGATCAACACAAAGAGAAAATTCATACAGTGTTTTTGTGCCTCAGATGAAAAAGATAGCTCGCagacagcagcaacagcagcagcagcagcaggaacaaGAGCAGCTGGGAGGGACCAGACGAGGGTCAAGTAGAGGGGGCCGCCAGAGCAATGACGACAGTGAGGGTAAGAGCTTAAAGGGAGACTGCAGGATGGAGAAGAAGATGTGAACAACATATGACATGGTATGACTAAAGGATACTCATTTCTACACAGATGGCTCTAGTACCCATGGCATGGATGGGATGCTGGGGTATCCCTCTCTGCCACGTCAGCAGCTACTCGCTCTGGACCCCAACATCTACGGTGGAGAACCATTTCGACATGGGCTAACACCACCTCAGCTGAGCAACGAGCAGCTCCACTCCTATGGTAAAGACATGAGGTCAAAGCTGGAGATTCAAAAGAAACTGCCAGctcaaaatgaaaatgttgtcATTATTTTAGTCAAAAAACGCAATTCAAGGGCGTGGAGCCATTCGGCATGTTAGTCTCAGTACTTATACGCTATAGTCATTCGCGTCTAATTGCACTGCCcaatatttttcttattttcttatcATTTCCTTGGGTAATGTGCAGTCGGAGGTAGCGAGGcaaaaatgtgatattttaaCTCAAAAGTGTTGCGTCATGTTGCATTAGCTAATAGGAGGATGTTGGAAGGAAGTTGTTAATTTAAAGGCTGTGAGGCTGTGAGGAAAAGGGTGAGATTAAACTACAGAGACTAACTCACTCTTTTTGTGGTGAGTAAAAAATATGTCcctgttttcattttcttttcataCTCTTCTGTGCTCTCTGGTGGTAATTAAAGGCGGTTACACTTCAGCTGTGCACACTCTTTTTCACCACAGACTCAGAGACAGTGTTCCATGACCTGGACAGCGATGGAAGCCTCGGTCACCTTGGAGATTGCCTCTTGGCAACAGGGGACGGCAGTCTCCTGCCAGGGCGAGTGGGAAACCCCATCGACCGCCTCTACTCCATGCAGAACTCCTACTTCACCTCCTGACCCTTATAAACTCTCGCCCTTCCCACTCCTGTTCCACCTTTCACCTCAGAGATGCAGCTAATGGAGTCTGTCCATCAACATGCCTGTGGGACCGCTCTCCATGAAACAGCCGACGCCCAAACACACTTCTGAGCTTTTATTACAGGCTAACATCATCTCAAAGCCAAACATAGTCATCATATCCCTTTGCAGCATTAGCTACATGTTCCAAACATCTTGATAAGAATCACATGCTGGAAATACAAACACTGTAAATGTCCAAGATATGTAAAAAGACCTCAATTTCTCCTGTTGTATTTATGTAATGTTTTATGAAACACGTTTCATGGCACTTTCcaacaaaaaaattacaaacaaaagacacctatgaaacatatttatgtgtatatcaTGATTTACAGATTGGTTGTTGAAAGTTAATTCATCAATCAAGGTACGTGCTTATGGAGTCTTGGCAGGCCTTATGAGCAGCTAAGAGTCTAAATTAGATTTGTATATTGCATTTTTTGACAGGACTAGTGATTAGATATTGCGTGTGGAAGACTGCAGCGTATACAATACTGTATATGGATTGGAGTACAATTTTGCTCTCAGGTtagtgtgtatgtttatgtgacCTGAGCTATAACTCAGGATATTGAGCTGGATAGGAGTACAATTTAACTTGCCCAGTAACTTCAAGGACGCAGATTACAAAGAGGAAGAAACTCTTCAtgtaaaatggtcatttcaaaCTACATTCTTAGTTTTTGATAATGCATGACAGGTTTAATATGTACCAATACAAATGTTTAAATCCCATCTTCTTTTTTAGCATTTAGACAACATTACAGGGTAATTTGAGGAGCCTTATGCGGAAACAGGGTTGTATaagtgattatttatttttgctttgcCTTCTCTTTTATAATATAATCACTTAGAAACAGTGCATTAAAGGACAACCAATAGATTTATAATGCCCAAAAGTTAGAACACTGGGCACATGATGATGTGCTCTCAAATGTAAATGTGAATATGACTGTGTTACAATTAATTGTTGTAGTCAATTTCTGTAATAACTTCTTTCTCAAACATCTCAAACTAGATGTTGTTTGGTAGATATTTTGTACCTTCTTCTGTGATAATGAGCAAATATTTAAATAGCATGATATTTATGTGTCACAAAGTAGGTCTAAAGAAATCCATACTGAAGTTGGAAAGCAAGTGCAGAAAGCACCAGGATCAGATTCACAATGTGGTGCAGAATAAAATAGGATTAGGGTGATACTTGTTTAATTTAAGTGCCAGTGATCGGCCACAGCTTGTGACATTCTTTCATGACATTATATGTTTGACTCTGATCGCTAACTCGTGGTACTTTTACAGtgatatttttgtaaatgtaactTATTTGTGCGGTATTAGGCGAGTTCCTATCTtacttttttgttcagtgaCTGCCAGGTGATGTGCTTTGAATGTAATGTTGCCGTATCTTCAATACAATCTGCGGTTTCATCTTTGAAGTGCAATTGCCTTATTGTCCTAAATATGATAAATGATGATGGACTGATTACTTTCTCAT
Coding sequences:
- the lmx1al gene encoding LIM homeobox transcription factor 1-alpha; this translates as MLPTEVSGGVCFTSSDHIEGRREGMKTEESPQPCQQQPPSSTPFGQEYRGGGEVCAGCESPIADRFLLRVNERSWHETCVKCAVCLRALTGTCYCRDRQLYCKHDYEKLFVRKCSACLQVIGRSELIMRVLGQVYHLGCFTCCECERRLQRGDEFVLKEGQLLCRMDYEKEREMLADISPTPTESVKSEDEDGGGGSGGGKGGDESKDHKRSKRPRTILTTQQRRAFKASFEVSAKPCRKVRETLAAETGLTVRVVQVWFQNQRAKMKKIARRQQQQQQQQQEQEQLGGTRRGSSRGGRQSNDDSEDGSSTHGMDGMLGYPSLPRQQLLALDPNIYGGEPFRHGLTPPQLSNEQLHSYDSETVFHDLDSDGSLGHLGDCLLATGDGSLLPGRVGNPIDRLYSMQNSYFTS